A window of Acidimicrobiales bacterium contains these coding sequences:
- a CDS encoding KH domain-containing protein produces MSSEAAQAVCEYVVKQIVDNPDAVSVELSDRDGGYRLDVTVGDGDMGRVIGKRGRVASAIRTVVRAAGHEDDISIDVEFVD; encoded by the coding sequence ATGTCGAGCGAAGCCGCACAGGCCGTTTGTGAATACGTCGTCAAGCAGATCGTCGACAATCCCGATGCGGTGAGCGTCGAGCTGTCCGATCGTGACGGCGGTTACCGTCTCGACGTCACCGTCGGCGACGGCGACATGGGCCGGGTCATCGGCAAGCGCGGACGGGTCGCCAGCGCGATCCGCACCGTGGTGCGAGCCGCCGGCCACGAAGACGACATCTCCATCGACGTCGAGTTCGTCGACTGA
- the rimM gene encoding ribosome maturation factor RimM (Essential for efficient processing of 16S rRNA) — translation MLEVGRITRPHGVRGDVNVLLTSNRTERVAVGAVLHTTDGPLTVRSSRPHKSGYIVTFAECGDRERAEQLRDTVLLGEPIDDPDELWVHELIGAVVIDEGGVERGRVVQVLDNPASDILELDSGALVPVQFVTSLDPGVRIDVDVPAGLFTLDDPDDDPDDDPDDDPDETPA, via the coding sequence ATGCTCGAGGTCGGACGCATCACCCGCCCGCACGGCGTGCGCGGCGATGTGAACGTGTTGCTCACCTCAAACCGAACCGAGCGCGTCGCGGTGGGCGCCGTGCTCCACACGACGGACGGTCCGCTGACCGTCCGTTCGTCGCGCCCGCACAAGTCCGGCTACATCGTCACGTTCGCCGAGTGCGGCGACCGGGAGCGGGCCGAACAGCTGCGTGACACGGTGCTGCTCGGTGAGCCGATCGATGATCCCGACGAGTTGTGGGTCCACGAGCTGATCGGTGCCGTGGTGATCGACGAGGGCGGCGTCGAGCGGGGCCGCGTCGTGCAGGTGCTCGACAATCCGGCCAGCGACATCCTCGAGCTCGATTCGGGTGCGCTGGTGCCGGTGCAGTTCGTGACGTCGCTCGACCCCGGTGTGCGCATCGACGTCGACGTACCGGCGGGCCTGTTCACCCTCGACGACCCTGACGACGACCCTGACGACGATCCCGACGACGACCCTGACGAGACCCCGGCGTGA